Below is a genomic region from Geoglobus acetivorans.
CCGGCAAGAGTCTGTAAGGACTGTGCCACGGCAGCGCTTGTGGACTTCAGACACTCATATTGCCAGTGGAAAGAGGCTGTTTAACCCTTTCCCTTTTTTTGGGTGAGCGCTTATGAAATGTTATATTTGTAAAGAGCAGGGGAAAGATACCGAGGCTGTTGCGATCTGCATTGTCTGCGGAATGGGAGTCTGCATGGAGCATCTTGTGAGGAAGGACGTCGAGCTCTGGAAAGGAGATTACCCCTTCCCATCAAGAAAGCTGAAAAAGACCGTGCCGAGAATCCTGTGCTCCATCTGCAATGAAGCGTACGAGGAGGGCTGAGGATGACACTTGTAAAGAAATGCGTCTCCGAGCTCGTGGGAACTGCTCTGCTCGTTTATTTCGGTGCAGGTTCTGCAGTAATCACGCTCATGATCTCCAACAAAGCCCAGACACCAAACGAATTCAATATCGGCATTGGAGCTCTGGGTGGACTTGGGGACTGGCTCGCAATAGGAATGGCCTTCGCGCTGATAATATCTGCCGTCATATACTCACTTGGGAGGGTCAGTGGAGCCCACATCAACCCCGCCGTAACCATTGCGCTCTGGGCAACAAAGAGGTTTCCAACCTCTGAAGTCGCACCGTACATCGTTGCACAGCTGATTGGGGCGAGTCTTGGCAGCATTCTCTTCCTGGCAAGTGTCGGGAGCAACGCAGCGCTTATCGGAGGAATGGGTGCCACCGCACCATTTCCGGGAATAAGTTATGGGCAGGCCATCATTACAGAGGCGATCGGAACTTTTGTGCTGATGCTGGTCATAATGGGTGTCGCAGTTGATGAACGTGCCCCACCGGGGTTTGCAGGGCTTATAATCGGCCTTACAGTCGGAGGAATAATCATAACAATCGGAAACATCACAGGCTCATCACTGAACCCTGCAAGAACCTTCGGACCTTACCTCGTGGATTCGATGTATGGTATAAACCTCTGGCAGTACTTCCCGATATACATCATCGGCCCGATACTGGGGGCAGTTGCTGCAGCATTCCTTTACGACTATCTGGCAGGCAAGTAAAGGGCTCTTTTTAATTTTTTCAGCATCATTTTTTAATTCTGATGATGAACCTTGCCCCCTGCTCTGACCTCTCGATGGTAATCTCGCCATCGTACCTCGTGAGCATAAGCTTCACAATGTACAGTCCAAACCCACCTCCAGACGTGCTGAAACCTGGATCGAAGATTTTGTCCGCAATTTCATCAGGTATGCCCCTTCCATTATCATGATACTCGATTATGCAGTATTCCGGAGTCTCTTCAATCCGTATGTCCACTCTGGTAGCATTCCCGTGTTTTATGGAGTTCTGTATGAGGTTGTCAAACACGACCTCTATGCCACTATCAACACTAACCCTGCAATCGCCCTCCACGTTGATTTCAATTTCCGGATAAAGCCTGCCCACCTTCACCAGCACGTCTCTGAGGTTTACCTCTCGTTTCTCGCCCTCCTTGAGAACAGCTTCCAGAACTCTTGAAACATCCAGCACCTTTTTCAGCCTTTCGAGTGATGCTTCCAGCCTTAAGAGGTAATCTTTCTCTCCAGTCTCCTCATACATCTCGAGATAGATCAGTGCGGAGGTGAGGTGGTTTGCTATGTCGTGCCTGATTATGGAATTAACAAGCCTGACCCCATCCCCATACTCCTCAAGCCTCTTGGAATACTTGTACAGGTTTTCCTTCATTTCACCAATGGCCTCTGAAAGCAGCCTCGCTTCCCTGTAATCTCTTCTCGGTCCGATTTTCATTTCATACAGTCCTCTGGATATCAGCCTGGATTTCTGAATGAGGTCCTCAATTGGCCTTAAAATGAAGTTCGAGAGAACGAGCCCCAGTATGGCAAATATCCCCGCAATACCAACGGCACTTATCATCGCACCCCTGTAAGACTCATAGAGAAGCCCGGTAAGAACATCCGACTTCACGGCGCTGATAATGAGATAATCTCTCCCGTTCTTGAGTCTGGCCCACTTGTAATACCCGTAAAACTCAGTCTCGTTGCCATAAGAGAATTTAACGAAACCCTCTTTATCCCGAAAATCAGCGAGATTCAGCAGCGGACACACCGGACAGGATTCGTTAAACTCCCTGGACGGATCGACAGTATTCACAATGAACCTCGGTCCCAGGATTTCGCCCTCGGCGTTTTCATAATGCGGATCTACAATGAAGATATGCTCAGACCCGTTCATGTAAAGCTCCTTAATAATCGAAAAAGACTTTTCAAAGTTGTAATTTGCAATAAGCAGGCCCATTACCTGACCATCATAGTAGAGTGGCATTGTGTATCTTATAGCCGGTGTTTCCGTGTGTCTCGCAATGTTTATCGGAGATATGTAGATGTCGGAAACGTTGCCGGATATTGTCTCCTCAAACCACTTTTTATCGCCCTTGTAATCAAAAAAATCCTCTCGTTCGTAAACGGTCCCCGCAACCACGTAGCCATCCTTCCAGAAGATCCTCAGCATTTCAATGTCATCACTCGAATTGCCCACAGACAGGAAAAGTTCGATTAATCTGCGGTATTCAGAGCTGTTACTGAACTCGGAAGGATAGGGAGGACTCAAATTTCCGGACATTTTGGTTTTTGCGAACCTGTTGAAAAAAGAAGAGACTTCCCTATGTGATGCGACAAACATGAACTCCTTCTTCTGAGCATCTATTTTGCTGTTGAGAAGTTTCTCAATGGAGTTCACCTTAGTCTTCATTTTTTCTTCAATCTGAGTGCTGAAATGTGTGGTATAGGTGTCCAGATTGATGTAAGCGACGGTAATTGCAGCCGAAATTACGGAGGATATGAGAATGGCGGTGATCAAAAATGCGAGAGTAACTTTGTCCATTGAACTCAGATTTTTCAGTGAGCAAATAAATCTTTTTATTTCATGCTTCCTGAGGGAATGTTCAACAGAAGAAGGATATTTATACATGCAAATCATCAGCATTAATCATGACACAGGAAGAGTATGTTGTCGTTTCCATGAGCCCGCTGCCGGAGTCTTTTGTGGAGAGCCTTTTTGCACCCTTTAAAAGCCAGCTGAAAGGAGACCTGAAAATTATAGGGGTGTTCGGGAAACCGAGAGACGAGGTGCTTGAAATTCTTGAAAACGCAGATGTCGTGCTTGGGGACTACAGCTTCCAGATGAAGATTGACGAGGAGATGGTTGAACACATGAAAAAAGTCAGGCTGATTCAGCAGCCGAGCACGGGTTTTGACCACATAGACCTCGAGGCATGCAGAAAGCATGGCATTCCCGTCGCAAATGCAGGCGGAGCCAATACAGCAAGTGTTGCCGAGTGGTCAGTCATGGCGGCCCTCATGCTTATGAAGAGAATTCTCTACGCCCACGAAACAACGAAAAACTGGGAATGGGCACAGTGGAAGCTCATGGACATGGGCACATTTGACCTCTTAGGCAAAACATGGGGGATTATCGGTTTCGGACGGATTGGGAGGGAGACTGCCAGAAGGGCAAGAGCTTTCGGCGCGAGAATAGTATATCACGACAAATTCAGAAATGAACAGGCCGAGAGTGAGCTTGAGGCCGAGTTCTCAGACCTCGGAAAGCTTTTGAGGATGAGCGACGTCATTTCAATCCACGTCCCCCTGACCCCCGAAACAAAGGAAATGATCGGCCAGAAGGAGCTTAGAATGATGAAGCCAACGGCCATTTTCATAAATCCATCGAGAGGCGAGCTTGTGGATGAAGAAGCTCTTGCCAGAGCATTGAAGGAGAAGTGGATCATGGGCGCTGCGATTGACGTGTATTCCAAAGAGCCTCCCGACAGGGACCATCCTCTGCTTAAACTTGCGAAGGAGGCGAAGGTTAACCTGCTCCTGACACCGCACATAGCCGGAGCAAATGCTGATGCACGAGCGAGAATCATTCAGCACAGCGTTCAGAACATACTGAGGGTGCTTGCCGGTGGTCAGCCCGAGTCAGTCGTGAACATGTGATGGATATGAAGACGGTTGCAGAGTTTCTCGCAGAGGCACTTATAGCGGCAGGAGTGGAAAGGGCCTACGGCATCGTCGGGACTTCGGTCCTGGATTTTTATGACGCTCTATCCTCCCATTCCGGTAAACTTGAGGTTATAACGGTAAGGCACGAGCAGACAGCAGTCTCTGCGGCTGATGCAGAGTTCAGGAGTTCCGGAAAGCTTTCCTGTGCGATAGTGCATGCCGGTCCCGGATTCCTCAATTCTGCAATTTCTCTGGGCATAGCGATGAAGGACAGGGTTCCTCTCCTCCTGATTTCCGGAGGTGTAAAGAGGAGGCTCAGGGGAACAGATGCGTGGCTTGAGGTCGAGCAGAAGAGCGTTGCAGATGGTCTGGTTAAGGTTTACGAAGTTGTAGACGACGAAAATGACCTTCCTGAGGTATTTTCAAAGGTTTATGAAAGCATGCTTACCTGGCCGTACGGGCCGGGAGTAATAGAAATCCCGGAAGACCTGTGGGATGCCGAGCTATCGTCAGTCGAACATGTTGAACCACCTCAGTTCCAGGTTCCCAAAGAGGCTCCGGAAACACATGACCTAATTGAAAAAATGAGGAATGCAAAGCAGCCTGCAATCCTTGCATGTGGGGAGCTTGTCAGAAGACCCGACTACAATCCCGAGAGCCTGAAGGTTCTGAGTGAGAGATTATCAGCGTACGTGATAACATCGGGGAATGGCAGGGGTGCAATTCCGGAAGATGATGCGATGTGTGCCGGGAGGGTGGGATTTGGAGGAGGATCGCTAACAGCTGACAGGATACTGGAAGACTGTGATTTTCTGCTTGTACTGGGCAACGAGCTTGATGATGTAACAACGTACGGCTACACCCTACTGCCTCGAGGAGATGTTGT
It encodes:
- a CDS encoding thiamine pyrophosphate-dependent enzyme; its protein translation is MDMKTVAEFLAEALIAAGVERAYGIVGTSVLDFYDALSSHSGKLEVITVRHEQTAVSAADAEFRSSGKLSCAIVHAGPGFLNSAISLGIAMKDRVPLLLISGGVKRRLRGTDAWLEVEQKSVADGLVKVYEVVDDENDLPEVFSKVYESMLTWPYGPGVIEIPEDLWDAELSSVEHVEPPQFQVPKEAPETHDLIEKMRNAKQPAILACGELVRRPDYNPESLKVLSERLSAYVITSGNGRGAIPEDDAMCAGRVGFGGGSLTADRILEDCDFLLVLGNELDDVTTYGYTLLPRGDVVVVSEDPSADVRPLYYTRIRADPAHVLNELARKALNAETADREEWVKRVRSYTEMWNSTLSSFSSKETKLVNPARFFDVLNEKLGRERIVVGGQGTHVIFANNNLKVFSPGTYLAATNLGAMSYALPAGIGAKKANPERDVVVVAGDGEIMMTIQELETVKRENLNLKIVIVNDNSYRVLYIKQLLQKQGRVFQTILENPDFVMLSESFGIPAMKVDSNDQIEEGVEFIIRDGPRLVELVIDRDEIPPLNLNATLKMGSV
- a CDS encoding 2-hydroxyacid dehydrogenase, translating into MTQEEYVVVSMSPLPESFVESLFAPFKSQLKGDLKIIGVFGKPRDEVLEILENADVVLGDYSFQMKIDEEMVEHMKKVRLIQQPSTGFDHIDLEACRKHGIPVANAGGANTASVAEWSVMAALMLMKRILYAHETTKNWEWAQWKLMDMGTFDLLGKTWGIIGFGRIGRETARRARAFGARIVYHDKFRNEQAESELEAEFSDLGKLLRMSDVISIHVPLTPETKEMIGQKELRMMKPTAIFINPSRGELVDEEALARALKEKWIMGAAIDVYSKEPPDRDHPLLKLAKEAKVNLLLTPHIAGANADARARIIQHSVQNILRVLAGGQPESVVNM
- a CDS encoding sensor histidine kinase, producing the protein MDKVTLAFLITAILISSVISAAITVAYINLDTYTTHFSTQIEEKMKTKVNSIEKLLNSKIDAQKKEFMFVASHREVSSFFNRFAKTKMSGNLSPPYPSEFSNSSEYRRLIELFLSVGNSSDDIEMLRIFWKDGYVVAGTVYEREDFFDYKGDKKWFEETISGNVSDIYISPINIARHTETPAIRYTMPLYYDGQVMGLLIANYNFEKSFSIIKELYMNGSEHIFIVDPHYENAEGEILGPRFIVNTVDPSREFNESCPVCPLLNLADFRDKEGFVKFSYGNETEFYGYYKWARLKNGRDYLIISAVKSDVLTGLLYESYRGAMISAVGIAGIFAILGLVLSNFILRPIEDLIQKSRLISRGLYEMKIGPRRDYREARLLSEAIGEMKENLYKYSKRLEEYGDGVRLVNSIIRHDIANHLTSALIYLEMYEETGEKDYLLRLEASLERLKKVLDVSRVLEAVLKEGEKREVNLRDVLVKVGRLYPEIEINVEGDCRVSVDSGIEVVFDNLIQNSIKHGNATRVDIRIEETPEYCIIEYHDNGRGIPDEIADKIFDPGFSTSGGGFGLYIVKLMLTRYDGEITIERSEQGARFIIRIKK
- a CDS encoding MIP/aquaporin family protein, whose product is MTLVKKCVSELVGTALLVYFGAGSAVITLMISNKAQTPNEFNIGIGALGGLGDWLAIGMAFALIISAVIYSLGRVSGAHINPAVTIALWATKRFPTSEVAPYIVAQLIGASLGSILFLASVGSNAALIGGMGATAPFPGISYGQAIITEAIGTFVLMLVIMGVAVDERAPPGFAGLIIGLTVGGIIITIGNITGSSLNPARTFGPYLVDSMYGINLWQYFPIYIIGPILGAVAAAFLYDYLAGK
- a CDS encoding DUF2180 family protein is translated as MKCYICKEQGKDTEAVAICIVCGMGVCMEHLVRKDVELWKGDYPFPSRKLKKTVPRILCSICNEAYEEG